The following is a genomic window from Rana temporaria chromosome 7, aRanTem1.1, whole genome shotgun sequence.
cactgatggggAGGGAGAAGCACGCTCAAGATGCTtttcccgacttgttcattccacgacttgttcattccccaactTAGTTGGGGATGGGTCAGTCACGCCCCGTGACATTTGAACTCTGGGAACacgagtcctagccttattcttcaatgggaaaccctaaccctaaccccctaaccggATGAATGAGACTCTCATGCAACGTtgttggattgagatggggctcatgtgagtattagggggggctgctgcgcacagaaggttttttatcttcatgcatacaaTGCATGAGGGTCATAAATGACAAAAAGCAGCGCCAATCTGAGTGTAGTAGTATTAACATAAAACTTTAATCGCAAATGGTGGCACTCACTAGAAAGTGTTTTTTGGTGGGCACATCATAAGGTAGCAAAGTCGGATCACAGGAGTCGAGCTCGCCAGTGGTTTCCGGTCTCCCGGGCTAGATGTGGAGAACGCAGGGAATGATCATCAACCAGACGTTACTATGTCAGGTGGTTGCTGGTGGGCGGTTGGTGATGACGCACGCGTTCGGAGCTTGCGTGCTCCTTCATCAGCCAGTCCGAGTAAAAGACCtgtagcctttagaaccactttaatgaacGAACACTATCATCATTTAAAATTGACaaagaataaaacaaaatatgtaaaaaaaattaaatgaaagaCAAGTTGCAAAAGAGTGGAGGACAAAGCCCCAAAATGCTTCAAATATAATAATCGTAAAAAAAAGTCAGGTCAAGGGGAACCTTGTCTTATATCTTTCTTGCGTGTAATGACAGCTGTTAATGATGTAtatccttccaaaaaaaaaaaaatttgcatgccCTACCTGTGTGTGTTCCTAAATTCACTATAAATCATATTCAATCACAAATAAATAAACTTATTTGGCGTCATAAAAGACCCAGATCCAACAAACGTCTCGTATAAAATTCATAACATTCTGTTCACCTCCCTGTGACTTGTGTCTCCAATTTTAGGCTTGTTGGTGCCGTCATCAACAGGCCACCCaaatcttatgccttgtacacacgatcggttttcccggcggtcaaaagaccgatgggaaaaccgagaactggctcggtcccttttcccctgtacacacggccggttttctcaacaggaaaactgccaggagagctttggtcgggaaaactggccgtgtgtatgctctctagcagtgtttcccataggaaaactgcggggggaaAAACGCAGCAAACCGtggtgagaaaaaagagaacaggttctaattattttttttcacagtttttctattgggaaaactgctagggagcataaacACGGCCGGTTTTTCCGACCaaaagaaaacatgacagttttcccgtcgggaatacCGGTCGTGTGTAGATGGCATAAGGGTTGAAGTTctaaagacttttttttaagAAGAACGCTACCTTTTTCACACGCTCaagcctaaagccctgtatacacgaccAGGATTCCCGACGGCAAAAGGTCcttcggaaatcccgaggggaaaaccgagaacctgctctctactttttcccccgtacacacgtttggttttcccatcggaaaaactcagatgagagcttttttttcaggaatcccgccccgtgtgtatgctccatctgacttttatcCCCACAGGAAAGCTGCCAAAAACCGCattttttggccgggaatcccgacgggaaaaaagagagctggttctttttttttttgccggccgTTTCTGGAGGTTTTCCCTTTGGAAAATATGCGATGGAGCATACTTACacggacgggattcccggccaaaagctctcctcgcaggtTTTCCAGTCAGAAAACACAGTCAtatgtacggggcttaagggttATAGCTTTACTTACTGACTATCAACTGAACAATATAATGAAGTTGTTAATCGGCAGCTTTTATAAAATGTAACTACAAAATTATGGAAGCTAAAAGGAAAGGTGTGTTCCTTTTCATAGTAATATATAGATGAATAGGAGCCGCACACCAAAGATCTCTTCCTTCGAAGTGTTCTTTATTGAACCATCCATAATATATCTCCTTCCATGATGTCCCTGCCCAGGGGTCACCATGACTTAACGCATTTCATCAAGCCATTTCAGTTAAATGCATTAAAGCAAGGTGATCCTTTGGGCAAGGACATCATCCAAGGAGATATATTGTCAGGGAAGAAACCGGAGAACTGGCAGATATGCCCATATCCATTATGGTCACGCTAATCCGTGCATGCGCATTAGCAATCGGCGCATAACTGCAAATGCACGTTAGCAACGGCTAACATGCGTATGCGAACGTGCTAATTTTGTGCTGTTTTGCTGGCCTATATAAGGGCGTCAGCTTTGTATCCTTTGTTCTTCTGTTCCTTGCTCCTGTTTGATTacctgttaccgacccggcttactCTGACCTGCTCTGGCTTCTCTCCTGACTCTGAACCTGGATTGTTTCACGGACCTGCTCCGTGCCTGTTCCAGATTgacttcctgtgtttgaccccggcTTGATCACAACTACACCTCCTGCCTCTGCTTCTGACTttcttcctgtgtttgacccccgacCTGGCTTTTGACGACATCTTTGCTTTTCCACCTGCTAAGAACTGCCAGCTTCTCCAGGGAACCATTGTCTCTGACCGCCTTCTCTGCTCCGGGGTGTCCACTTCTGGAACCATCAGACAGCTTCATCAGCAGGCAACCCGCGCATTTCTGGGCAGAGCACCCCCTGTCTCCAACTCCAGGGGTACTCTGCtctcagccgcaaggggagccctctcgtcACCTCAGCCTCCAGCCTGGTACGTGACATATATTATGGATAGTTCATTAAAGAACACTtactgtattttctggcgtataagactaccttttacacttaaaaaaactggccaaaaagcaggggtcgtcttatacgccgggtcaactgctcggatgcctgctggatgtgcggtaatactgtatgtagctttggctacatacagtatattcctcttagccaatcccggtgagcgatgtattcaaattaatacagagcctgctcagattggagtaacaacctctgccaatccgagtgcctacatacagtagcctgcttggattggctttgagagtcagagaggcatgggctgatgatgttacagcctctgccaatccaagcaggctttgtattcattaatagaatacatcgctcgccgtgattggctccagctccagcaagaaggaagaagaaaatggctccagaaggaagaaatatgaagcgtcggaagcctcggaaggggggttgtcttatacgatgagtacaggcaaaaaatcttaaaaaacaactgtaaaattagggggtcgtcttatacgcccggtcgccttatacgccggaaaatacggtataaagAAGAGATCTTTGGTGTGCAGCTTCTACTCATCTATATTTTCTAACAGTAAGCAGAGATGGGCTTTTTGAGCCAGAGCCCTAGATGCCCACCAAGATTGCATGAGGCACTAGTCTGTATGTATTGAAGTTTGAACTATAAGTTCCTTAAAGTTTTGGGTCACTCTGTCCACTAACCACTAAGTAAAATAGGtgataaaatgataaaaacactTTCTGTTCTCAATTATAGAAAAAGGGGCTCCCCAAGGTGTTATTAAATGAAATCTTTAGAGATCATTAATGAGACTTTCAGCTTTGTGTTCTTACAACACAACAGATTATCCTGAGGGAACGCCAACACGTTATATAAGAATAAATTATTTGCCGATATAAATGTACAGATGTAAATCTGAGCATAAAGTGTAGGCACACTGTACGTGTTTTTCAATGATTAAATCCTCAGATCCATCATTTAATTTCTGTGTTATAGTGataaatataaacaaagaaaaaaagtaaatgagGAATATAACAGAGATTACGTCTCTTACTCTTGTGACGTCAATtgtattattgttttatatttaagaatttaaacaaagaaaaaaatgaataatatgaGGAATgtgacagagatttcctctttcaCTCTTGTGGGTCTATCAGACCATCCACTGACCATGAATGGACTTTTTGTGTTCTTCCTTCTCATCTATCTGATGACTCTTATCACAaaccttcttattttttttttggtcctcacTGACTACAATCTGCACAacccaatgtatttttttcttgccaaCTTGGCATTTCTGGACATGTCCTATTCATCAGTGACGGCACCAAGGATGCTCTTTGATTTGGTCACAAAAAGCCGATCAATATCCATTCCTGCCTGTATAACCCAAGTCTTTTTCTACCTCTCCCTTGCTATCTCAGAATTTTTCTTGCTCTCGGCTATGTCCTACGACCGCTACATTGCCATCTGCCACCCCCTACATTACAAACTAATTATGTCTTGGAGGGTCTGTACTCGTATGGCCTCTCTGGTCTGGGTTGTAGGATATTTTGTCTCTTTGGTTCATACTTTACTTTTGCTCAGGTTGTCCTTCTGCAGAACATCTTCCATCCACAACTTCTTCTGTGACCTTCCACACTTATATCAAATGACATGTACTGACCCCTTCATAAACATGGCAGTCCTATTGATAGTAGGTATTGGTATTGCATTAGGAGTCTTCCTTTTGACCTTTATTCCCTATGTCTATATTCTCAGGACCATCCTCAGAATCCGTAGCAAGACTGGAAAGAGGAAAGCATTCTCCACCTGCACCTCACACCTCACCGTGGTCTTCATATTTTATGcctgtttaatttttatttactttgtacCCTCCTCCAGTGATATGGTCAGTTTAAACAAACTCTTTACGGTCATATCTGTCCTCATTAACCCATTGCTGAATCCTCTGATCTACAGCCTGAGGAACAAGGACCTTATGGAGGCACTGCTGAGGTTTTATTATCGCTTAAGGTTAATCCGGACATCATTCtgtaaaatataattattattttttgtatttctgtGCCATTTCTGTGTTGACTAAAAACTCTGGTAATGCCTTTCATAAAATGTAAACATGTCAGGAGTTCGTAGTTGTACTTACTCTTATATGATTGGGGTCATTGGTGAATGGAAAGTggaaattacagcggtgggggtgttttttggaagcacctgattagagccatgggctctaatagagatccaaaaatgtgagaagcggaagcacctgattagagccattggctcTAATAGAGGTCCAAAAATGTGAGAAGCGGGCGCAACGCTGTGCGTTCcttctcactcagctgtatgttagcaaaacgaaggaattcgctttgctaacactgaaccccctttcagccaatcaggtgcactgggtctgtgttacctgtcacctgattggctgaaatgacaagcgctatgattggatgcctatcaggcgtgCAATCATAGCTGCCCAAACCTAAGGGCTATAGCGCTAATGATTTTTAAAAAGAACACTGCCAGTATCTTGTGTCTCTGTATTTTGCCCAGTTTGGCTACCTAACTGGGGTGACCCTGGACAATTTTAGCCAACCAAAGCTAAGGGTTATAGCTCCATTAACTACTTCACATCcccactatagccgaatgactgCTACAACACGGACCTGCTTTGCCGGGAGGCAGTCAATAGACGTTCTCCCATGCTCGAGCGGCCTGCATGCCCACTGCAGGGCGTGCGCGGCTTGCTCTGTGATCAGCGAAATCATGAGACTCACTggatcacagatcagagtaagggttctatcccgaccccttaccacatgatcagctgtcagccaatgacagctaatcatgtggatgtaaacagaggcgGTAATTGGCCGTAAAAAGCCGATCGCCGGCGGCTGACAGAGGGACATCCTCATCTGTCCTCCtgtgtgccatctgtcagtgccgcctaccagtgcacaacagtgctgcctaccagcgcccacagtgccacccttcAGTGCccacagtaccacctatcagtgcccacagtatcacctatcaatgcctcatcTACAGTACTTcccatcattgtcacctaccagtgcccatcattgtcacctaccagtgcccttgattgtcacctaccagtgcccatcagtaccacctatctgtgcccatcagtgccatttatcagtgccatctatcagtgcccatcggtaacacctatcagtgcccttccgtGCCACCCATTAGGGCCCATCAGTGTcatcttatctgtgcccatcagtgccactttatcagtggccatcagtgccgcctcatcagtgcatatcaacgaaggagaaaaattacctgtttgcaaaattttataacaaactaacaTTCAacgttttccatctttttttgtatgtttagcaaaaaaaaaaaacacacaggtgaTTATTAAAtaacagcaaaagaaagctctatttgtgtaaaaaaaatgataacattttcatatgtgtgttgtgtgtgttgtatgaccgcgcaattgtcattcaaagtgcgtcagcgctggaagctgaaaattggtctgggcaggagggaggtttaagtgcccggttaggaagtggttaacaactatTAACTGTGCAGTTCAACAAAGTtttaaaatgacataaaaatataaCTACAAAATCATGGAAGATAAAAGAAAAGCAGTGTTCCCTTTGTAGTGTTTTAGGTCGCTCTGTCCACCAACCAATAAGTAATAGAGCCAATGAAAATTATAACAAATACTTAGAGTGGATTTTCAAACATTAAAGACTGTACACAAATACAAAACATGGGGCTCCCAAAGGGGTTTATAAATTAAATCCTAAGAGACCTTTAATGAggctttcagctttgtgtttttacAAAACAACAGACTGTCCTGAGGGAACACCAAACATGTATCTACTTTATGATGATAAATGTAACcagagagaaaaaataataaaattagaaatatgacagagatttcctctttcaCTCTTGTGGGTCTATCAGACCATCCACTGACCATGAATGGACTTTTTGTGGTCTTCCTTCTGATCTATCTGATGACTCTTATCACAAaccttcttatttttttcttggtCCTCACTGACTACAATCTGCACAacccaatgtatttttttcttgccaaCTTGGCATTTCTGGACATGTCCTATCCATCAGTGACGGCACCAAGGATGCTCTTTGATTTGGTCACAAAAAGCCGATCAATATCCATTCCTGCCTGTATAGCCCAAGTCTTTTTCTACCTCTCTTTTACCTGCTCAGAACCATTCTTGCTCTCGGCTATGTCCTACGACCGCTAAATTGCCGTCTGCCACCCCCTA
Proteins encoded in this region:
- the LOC120946294 gene encoding olfactory receptor 2A12-like: MNNMRNVTEISSFTLVGLSDHPLTMNGLFVFFLLIYLMTLITNLLIFFLVLTDYNLHNPMYFFLANLAFLDMSYSSVTAPRMLFDLVTKSRSISIPACITQVFFYLSLAISEFFLLSAMSYDRYIAICHPLHYKLIMSWRVCTRMASLVWVVGYFVSLVHTLLLLRLSFCRTSSIHNFFCDLPHLYQMTCTDPFINMAVLLIVGIGIALGVFLLTFIPYVYILRTILRIRSKTGKRKAFSTCTSHLTVVFIFYACLIFIYFVPSSSDMVSLNKLFTVISVLINPLLNPLIYSLRNKDLMEALLRFYYRLRLIRTSFCKI